The Etheostoma cragini isolate CJK2018 chromosome 15, CSU_Ecrag_1.0, whole genome shotgun sequence genome window below encodes:
- the spc24 gene encoding kinetochore protein Spc24, whose protein sequence is MAEGNKFQDLEETGEALVAYINNSQLEKLTQVKDEHHAFFDKHAETKKIVTQILKDVAQLEESAGQKLLNMEEEKKRREVELESLEEQLRQCTAQSQMTDSELQFVQRELESLRTAEHELEELQNEVDEDTTEVIPSAVYVAQLYQLITKIKWEYDTPPNILKGVHYGADLATPIDIDTSVRSRRDVSDQLWGFVSTEW, encoded by the exons ATGGCTGAAGGTAACAAGTTCCAGGACTTGGAGGAGACGGGAGAGGCGCTGGTGGCCTACATCAACAACAGCCAGCTGGAGAAACTGACACAAGTGAAGGATGAACATCACGCTTTCTTTGACAAACACGCGGAAACAAAAAAGATTGTGACACAGATTTTAAAAG ATGTGGCTCAGCTGGAGGAGAGCGCGGGCCAGAAGCTGCTGaacatggaggaggagaagaagcgAAGGGAGGTGGAGCTGGAGAGCCTGGAGGAGCAGCTGAGGCAGTGCACGGCCCAGAGCCAAATGACCGACTCAGAGCTACA ATTTGTGCAGCGCGAGTTGGAGAGTCTGAGAACAGCCGAACACGAGCTGGAGGAGCTTCAGAACGAAGTGGACGAAGACACGACCGAGGTCATCCCCTCAGCCGT ATACGTGGCTCAGCTGTACCAGCTCATAACCAAGATCAAGTGGGAGTACGACACGCCGCCCAACATCTTAAAAGGAG TCCACTACGGTGCCGACCTGGCGACGCCCATCGACATCGACACCTCTGTGCGATCTCGGCGGGACGTAAGCGACCAGCTGTGGGGCTTTGTCAGCACTGAGTGGTAG
- the s1pr5a gene encoding sphingosine 1-phosphate receptor 5a: MATESFHAAHAAVAPSPSPFTMSPPTGNLLRMFQEYQSNAVIIEHYNFTGKLQKNKYKEGLTPEAIAFLLVCLLIVVENAVVLVAIWKNKKFHMPMYYLLGNLTLSDLLAGFTYMVNIITSGAKTLKLTPVLWFLREGGVFIMLAASVISLLAIAIERHVTMVRMKPYQGDKQGRMFALIGASWVLSVFLGVLPVLGWNCMGRLDQCSTVLPLYAKSYILFCITVFSAILMSIVVLYVRIFRIVKSNTHRLASVPQRKGLYRKSQKYMALLKTVTIVLGVFIMCWLPLFVLLLMDFFSPAKSCGVLFKADYFLGIAMLNSLLNPIIYTLTSKDMRKAILRLLCRHCLLTKDGQVKKFGMPFLDCSTSRADAASHKLEGVETTVSSGNFTPSTIKAVYPRISKT; this comes from the coding sequence ATGGCCACAGAGTCTTTCCATGCTGCCCATGCTGCCGTAGCTCCATCCCCATCCCCATTCACCATGTCGCCCCCCACAGGAAACCTGCTCCGGATGTTTCAGGAGTACCAGAGCAACGCGGTCATCATCGAGCACTACAACTTCACGGGcaaactgcagaaaaacaagTACAAAGAAGGACTCACCCCGGAGGCCATAGCCTTCCTGCTCGTCTGCCTGCTGATCGTCGTGGAAAACGCCGTGGTGCTCGTGGCTATCTGGAAGAACAAGAAATTCCACATGCCCATGTACTACCTCCTGGGCAACTTGACCCTCTCAGACCTGCTGGCGGGTTTCACCTACATGGTGAACATCATCACGTCCGGTGCGAAGACGTTAAAGCTGACGCCGGTGCTGTGGTTCCTGCGGGAGGGCGGCGTCTTCATCATGCTGGCCGCCTCCGTCATCAGTCTGCTGGCCATTGCCATAGAGCGCCACGTCACCATGGTGAGGATGAAGCCGTACCAGGGGGACAAACAGGGCCGGATGTTCGCTCTGATCGGAGCCAGCTGGGTGCTGTCCGTGTTCCTCGGCGTCCTGCCCGTCCTCGGCTGGAACTGCATGGGCCGGCTGGACCAGTGCTCCACGGTGCTCCCGCTCTACGCCAAGAGCTACATCCTCTTCTGCATCACCGTCTTCAGCGCCATCCTCATGTCCATCGTGGTGCTCTACGTGCGCATCTTCCGCATCGTCAAGTCCAACACGCACCGCCTGGCGTCGGTCCCCCAGCGCAAGGGCCTCTACCGCAAGTCCCAGAAGTACATGGCCCTGCTGAAGACCGTCACGATCGTCCTGGGCGTCTTCATCATGTGTTGGCTGCCGCTCTTCGTCCTCCTGTTGATGGACTTCTTCAGCCCGGCCAAAAGCTGCGGGGTTCTCTTTAAAGCGGACTACTTCCTGGGCATCGCTATGCTCAACTCCCTCCTCAACCCCATCATCTACACGCTGACCAGCAAGGACATGAGGAAGGCCATCCTCCGGTTGCTATGCCGACACTGTCTCTTGACGAAAGACGGACAAGTGAAGAAGTTCGGGATGCCCTTCCTGGACTGCAGCACCAGTAGAGCCGACGCTGCCTCGCACAAACTGGAGGGAGTGGAGACGACGGTGTCCTCCGGGAACTTTACTCCCTCTACGATCAAAGCCGTGTACCCCAGGATCTCTAAGACATGA